TCCACCCCTTGCTCATCCAGTGGCTGATCGCCCTGGCAGCCCCGGTGGTGACCCTGGGGGTCGACAACAAGATCCCCAGCGCCGCGGTCCTGCCGGTCGACCTGTTCGTGGTGGTCCCGCTGCTGTTTATCCTCAGTGCCAGCGCCATGCGGCTGGTCCGCTACACGCCCCTCAGCCTGCCGGTCACCGGGCGGCCCCGGCGGGAACGGGCGTCGGCTGCGGTGGCCAAGGCACCGGCGGGTGCGGCCGCATGAATCGCCGCCGCCAGCACCCGTGTGTTAGGAAAGACGATTCACGGAGGTGCCGATGATCCCCACAAGCCTGCGTCTGCCCGACCGTCCCGGCAAGCCCCGCCGCATCGGTCTCACCATGGTGATCGACAATGGGGCGCCGGTCGGGATGCTGCGCGACTACCTGGACAGCGCCGGCGAGCTGATCGACTTCGTCAAACTGGGGTGGGGCACGTCGCTGGTCAGCCGGAAGCTGCCCGAGAAACTCGCGGCGCTGGCCGCGGCGGGCATCCCGTGGTTTTTCGGCGGGACGCTCTTCGAAAAGTTCCTCTCCCAGGGCGGCTTCGACGACTTCCGGGCCTTCTGCATCGAGCAGGGCGCCCGCTACGTCGAGGTGTCCAACGGCACCCTCGACCTGCCCAACGGCGAGAAGGCCCGCTACGTGGACAAGCTGGCTGCCGACTTCGTGGTGATCTCCGAGGTGGGCTTCAAGGACGCCGCCCGCTCCGAGGCGATGGAGCTGGAGGACTGGGTCCGGGAGATCAACCGGGACATCGACGCCGGTGCCACCCTCGTGGTCACCGAGGCCCGGGAGAGCGGGCGCAGCGGCATCTGCCGTTCGGACGGCATGCTGCGCCGCGAGCTGATCGAGGGGATCCTGGACTCCGGGATCGAGCCGCAGTCGCTCCTCTTCGAGGCGCCTACCAAGGACCTGCAGACCTGGTTCATCAGCCGCCTGGGGCCGAACGTCAACCTGGGCAACATCGCCCTGGGCGACATCATCGCCCTGGAGACCCTCCGCCTGGGGCTCCGCTCCGACACTCTGCTGGCCTGGGACTGACATGCGGACCAGCGACGACTGCTTCCACCTGGCCATCCCGGCCAAGGACTTGGACGAGGCCCACGATTTCTACGTCAAGGGCCTGGGCTGCAAGCTAGCCCGGCGCTACGGTGACCGCATCACCCTCGACTTCTTCGGGGACCAGGTGGTCTGCCACCTGTCGGACCGCATCGAGGAGGACCCGCAGATGTACCCCCGCCACTTCGGGGTGACGTTCCGTCACAAGGACGGTTTCGACGCCCTGGTACGCCTGGCGACCGTCCGGGGGCTGCCCTTCTTCGCCGAGCCGGCCCGGCGCTTCGAAGGGATGGTCGAGGAACACTGGACGGTCGTGCTCCGGGACCCCTCCAATAACCTGATCGAGTTCAAGCACTACGTCGACCCAAGAATGATGTACTAAGCATGAATGTACTGAGGGTGATGTACGGATGAAGCCCATCCCTCGGGAAGGATCCCGGGTGCCGTCCCCGGGCCCGCCGCTCCGGCTCACCCCGCAGGCGTACGCCGTCCGCCCCCGGAGGCGCTATGCCCGCTGGTACCTGTACGCCCCGGTGGCCCTCGGCCTCATCCTGGCCCTCGCCGTAGTGGAGATGGTGCTCTCCTCGGCGGGGGGGCCTGACGCCTCTTTCGCCGAGAAAGCCCAGACCGCCACCCGGACCCACGCCTCCACGTCGCACGGCACGTCGGCGCACCCGTCCTCAGGGCGCCCCGCCCACGGGCGGTCGGTCTCGCTCCCCAAGCAGCCCTCGCCCCAGCCGCCGGCGCCGCCCCCAGCTCCCCCGGCACCCTCCCCGTCGCCGAGCCCCACCGTGGCCCCGTTGGCCTCGGTGACCAACACGGTCTCCGTGGGCAGCACCCAGCGCAACTACGTCGAGTTCTTCTCGC
This region of Actinomycetota bacterium genomic DNA includes:
- a CDS encoding phosphosulfolactate synthase, encoding MIPTSLRLPDRPGKPRRIGLTMVIDNGAPVGMLRDYLDSAGELIDFVKLGWGTSLVSRKLPEKLAALAAAGIPWFFGGTLFEKFLSQGGFDDFRAFCIEQGARYVEVSNGTLDLPNGEKARYVDKLAADFVVISEVGFKDAARSEAMELEDWVREINRDIDAGATLVVTEARESGRSGICRSDGMLRRELIEGILDSGIEPQSLLFEAPTKDLQTWFISRLGPNVNLGNIALGDIIALETLRLGLRSDTLLAWD
- a CDS encoding VOC family protein, translating into MRTSDDCFHLAIPAKDLDEAHDFYVKGLGCKLARRYGDRITLDFFGDQVVCHLSDRIEEDPQMYPRHFGVTFRHKDGFDALVRLATVRGLPFFAEPARRFEGMVEEHWTVVLRDPSNNLIEFKHYVDPRMMY